The following DNA comes from Centropristis striata isolate RG_2023a ecotype Rhode Island chromosome 3, C.striata_1.0, whole genome shotgun sequence.
GAGAGCATGCAGTTACggaactgaaagaaaaaatccAGAGGTAAGATATCAGACCAAATTGAATTGTTTAGCTAATATATATGAAGTAGGACTTCAGAATTATAATGATAGATGAGTCGAAAGATTagtcatatatttaaaaatgacaaaagatttTTCACAACCTTGATCCTTAAACTGACCTGTTTGTTTAGCAACACATATATAACAGGATTGAACAACGCTGAGCTCTTTGAGAAGAAGGCAGGGATAGCCATGGCTGTGGCTGAGAAAGCAGCTCCTTTGTTGAAGAAGATCCATGCAGCAAAGCTGGCATATGGAGTCCAGGCCACGAGGAAGCCCAGCACCATCAAGAAGCACATGCGTGTCACTTCCCTCTCAGCCTTCTGGGTGGACTCTGACTCCTGCTGCATTGCTGCGGCCTGAAAGTTTGGTCAACATACTTCATTCaatattctttaatatttataagcttaaaaaaactacaatttcATATGCAGTAAAAGCAATCATGTTAGATAAATCTTTCTTACCGCCTTCACTGTGCACACTAAGTTTCCATAACTGAAGAAAATGGTGAAGACAGGAACACAGAAGTGGCAGCTGAACATGTACAAGACGAATGACTCGTTGTTGTAGCCTGGGGCTTGAGTGTAGTAGTCAGGTCCGCAGGAAACCTGAATACCCTCAGGAATGTACctgcaaatataataaaaacataaaatgtgggatgcatatataaaatgtaaaactgagGTTGTTGTGTAGCCAGCAGATATCCAGATAATGGATATCAGTGCCAAGACTATTGTCTTCCATTTCCCATGCGtcagtcattttatacagtccaaTTAGCAAATCCAAACGCGAGAGTGGACCAGATTGTATCACAAATTGCCAGTTAAGCTACGTTAGCTAagctaataaaaagataatccTTGGTCAGATGATAGCCAATGGGTTCAAAGTTTGCATTTCGGCCAAGGATAATTACCCACAGTCATCCAAAGCTTCCTCAAACATGACTGGTCAATACTAATAGTTAAATTGCATTACAAGAAGAAAGTCCATCAGGGTAGGTATCAAGGGCACAcaggttgtaaacaaacagaggttaACACCACTCCAGATTAACAGCAAGGCTGAAGTGGATGTTTGATTACTTGTGTGATCATGTGActgcttgtgttgtgtccttactagACCTTTTCTAGTAACAACACCACATTCCAACATCAGTCATTAGCCCAGGCACCCTTGCATCTGTGATCGACACTGGGGAATTACCTTGACCAGCCAACAAGAGGAGGGACAGCACAGGAGAGAGCCATGATCCAGGTGAATGCACAACCTGCTGCGGCATGGGCGGCTGTAAATTTGAAACTACCCATGGGTTTGCAGACCACAATGTATCGTTCAATAGCTAGAACCACAAGAGACCACAGAGACACTTGACCTGTTGATAAAGAAGAAAACAGACGTTGTTATGAGCACCTTGTGCTTAGGCTTACAGACTTGACTTAAAAGTCTGAAAGAACTACATTTTTCGCAATCTATGTACATGATAGCGGCATATCAACATTGTTCACAAGATTACCTCCAAGTGTAGCCATGAATCCTTCAATAGCACAGCCCAGTGTTCCCAAGGAGAAATAGCCCATGATGGAAGTATAAAAAGTGACTGTGAATCCAAAGCAGACCATGATCAATCCAGCCACAGCCAAGTTGACCAGGATGAAGTTCAGGGGTTGCCGGAGCTTTTTGTTCTGAGCTGTGACCAGCAGTGTCAGAGCGTTGATGGGGAAACCAGTGCACATCAGGAAGAACATGTAGAGAGCCAGAAGTTTGAAAAACCATGGATCTGCCAAATAATACTGAGGATACTCGAAAGGACTCCTCACAAGCCCCGTTCTGTTGTTCAGGGGGATATAGAAGTTCCTACCCTCTGTGCCGTTCTCCATCTTTGGAAGATAGGATTTGTATtggcagagcagagcagaggtaGCCTGGAGCACTGTCAATGCAGCCAAGAATCTGTATACTACAGCAATGGTTATATAGTCCCCGGGGGAGCTAAGAACATAAACCAAGGGGGCTTTCGTGCTTCTAATCTGTCATATAATCTGTCATATAATCACTACTTGCACAACAGAAcaggtgttgttttttcaggattggaataatgaatgaatcagaaaaaaaaatcagaaaaacatctatttttcatGAAGACAAATTCCACTCCATAGATCCACTTTTAATTGACTTTATACTACCTTAATCTACTACAATTAAAGGAAGTCTCGGACTGATCTGATTAGCACACTGTCCAGTTAGGCTGGATTCAAATATCTTAATAGGATTTCAGAGCGGAGGCCACTTTAGATGGCAAAGCCGTGCTGCAGCTGCACCAGTGCTGTAGAAGAAGACAGGAtggttttcatttttcaaacatGATAGATAGACACTgtagttggattttttttttttttttaatgtactggTAGATTTTAAATGGAGCTAATGCATTTTCTAAAACATGTGACTTTctgtaattaataataatgtgatatcacaaagacaaaaagttgCTTATCGTCTGCGTAAAGTTGAACTCAAGCATTATATTACTGAAATGCATGTTAATTTATATCGAAATCTTTCCTCCCAAACGAACATTTGTACCATGAGTGCAATTTCAGTGTTAGAGTAAGGGAAATTAGCAAGAGCTGGTTCACCACTTCAGAGCAAATAATATTTCGATTTTAAAGATGCAACGCTTTTACCTAGTTAACCCAACAAATACCTTGGGCTTCCTTACATTGATGGCAGTATTTAGCAGTATTCAGTGTGTAAATACCTCCCTTTTTCATCCTGAGCATCAGTATTAGGGAATGTATTGTTAAGCCATCATTTCAGTTAAGTGTTAACACATGCAAGAACCAAATTTCATGATTTTATTAACTTTGACAGAGTGCTAAAAGCATGCAAAACTGGTAAAGAAAATAAAGCCTATGGTGAAggttaataaaaaaagtagGTTCATGCAGGACATTAACTCCAGTGACCTGATGCGCTATACACCAATCCAGCACTTTGAGGTGACATCATAATTTTTTGTGATATTATGGTGGTAGATAAAACTTCATTGTACCCATATGTAGCATACTGTTCCTCATACTTTTTCACTCACTGGCAGCACGCACAGGAACTGttgtatgtatagaatttttttttaaagagaataTGCATTTCACGATCAGCTATcctcttttgtgtttttcttgctttGAGAAATTAAACATGTGGATAGTGTTCATCATTAACGTAGTATTGCTGTAGTCAGGCTTTGGAATTCATAAAGACAAACTTAACACCTTGAGATGATCCTCTTACAGAGGTGTGAAGTCAAGCCTAAGAGCATCTACCATTCTCAGGGGGTTAAATAAAGGTAAagcaatgttgttgttttgcaacCTAAAGCGGGTTAGCCTCATTAAAGTCCAGTATTACAAGAGAAAATGTGAATAGCGGGCTATAAGTTTTGTCTAATGTACAGATACATGTAAGTATTTGTTTTAGTTCTTCATAGTTTGGGCTTAGAGAGTATTggctttgttttgatatttcaaGAAGTCCACAAACCTTTTTCCATACCTGTTGGGCTCACTGGAACCTATTAAAGCCTGTTAACACACCGTATCATCACAGTATACAGTGCTATAGTCAAAAAAAGCCTAAACATGTATTTCTGTTCCAGTACAACTTCCCTGTTCTCACAGGTCTGAGTGTTACAACTATAATGGAGAGCCAGGTAATCCATTCATTGGGAGATCAGAGGGATTGTGTTCTTATTTCATTAGTTAATCAAGAACCCATTACCAGTTACCAACTACCTTGCATGCAAATGGCAGCAGTTAATTGTAAACCAATAGCTGCAAGTAGTTATAGTCAACAGGCTTTTGGATTTAGACATTGCTTGAATTAACTAACTGACTAGACTGTGCTTTGAAGATCAGACGGAGATATTTATGAAACCGTCAATCCTGTGAGtgttaaataaatttaaattcatGCTGTATGTTTACTACTGTAAGATGTCTACCCTCACTCGACTGCCCTGCCTTTAATTAACAGAGAATCAGCAGTGTTTGACATGAATTGTACCGACCCACAGCCGCCTAGCAACAGCCTCTGCTGGGTTACGGTAACGCCACATGCAGTGCACCTTAATGTAAGGATTGGTAGTAACAATAATGCTCATTTTAgtaaaaatttatttttcattatgatAACATTTgctgaggattttttttatgcatttatttttatttatatatggaaaataatccTACAACCTGGAAAAGCtggaaaaccacaaaaacaaaactggaaGGTTCAAACAATTTGTAATATTTGCAGTAAACTGTAAATTATCGGTGGTTGCCAAAGGGTTACATGAGAAGGTATTGTTATTATACTGTAGGCCTATGCAAAACAATTAAGTAATTTGGACTCATATCGGACGGTTGCCTCCACGGGGACCATTAATTATCAACACCTGAAAGGGCAGTAAACCGTTTATACCATGGTCACTTCCCAGATactattaatttatattttcatgtgtCTTCCACAAACCATGGTAATGCCTGAGGGcttaatgcctggaacaaccATCCCATGAGGTTCTTATgcactaaaaacattttttatttcttcagtaAATAGGATGAGCCTTAGATTTGACTTGTCAATGCAAAATATTAAGATCACTAATTCCACCAAGCTTTTATcgtgtttttaatgttacagaaaatgagcccaGCAGTGGCGGCGCTCCAGACTACTGTGCTCTCTGGAactgtgtcttttgtcttttgttgtctgaTAAATAGTAAATTAATCAATGCAGCCATTGAGAATATTTGTGACAATAGGTGGCTTGTTAATGTTAGAATGGGCTGGGAGATGATTGGCAGgctttgtagctgttttcaaACCCGATCTGAGCACCCAGAGCGTCCGGAATCACATTTCTAACACCTCCAAATGGGGTTTGGATCAGATTTTCAAAAATTGCATTTCATGACATAAATAGTATCCACTCTGGTCTGCTGGTTTGGGTGGATGGCATGTTTAAAGTAATTGAAATTAacaaattgtgtgtcttttaatcAACCATTTACACTGATGACACTAGGTGAGAAAGTAATTTGATTTCTACTGATCTTACTACCATGTATGGTAATGCCCTGCATGTACAAACAGGAAACCATCTGTCACACAGCTTTATGCCAACTCCCACAAGTGGGATTTCCAGACCAAGGAGCTTGTGTTTATCTGCTTAGCATCCAAAAATTGTCACTAGCAAGCTGTTAAACCGGAAGGGTTTGGCCCTTTCTAATCTTCAATCCTCACAAATTGGATTCACACTTCGTACGCAATTCGGTGGCACTGAGCAGGTTGTCTGGGAGTCAGGCCGCACGTTAGAGGTGACACCTGTCACTTTTAATTCACGTAGTCGTCACAGGTGATTACAGTGACCACACACTGTCTCCAGAGGTCAAAGACCTCAGGTTGACTCTGAAGGCAGAGACTCAAGGTCAGGTAGATTTTATCATGCTCCACTTtcctatttctatttcttttatGTAATAGAAGCTGCATGGTCTTTGTGATTCGATGCATACTCGTCTAATTATGTAGACGTTATGGTTCTATATGTTGTCAAAGACAGAAGTACTTGGatctttaagtaaaagtagcaaaacTACACTCCAGCAATACTCTgtttaaagtaaaagtcctgcattcaaactttTACCTtcttaaaaaagtaaaacaactcATTGAACAGAATTGCCCATacagaataatatatattaataacattaataatataaatgcattaatgCCACTGTAACTTTATTTTTGCAGCTATACAGTTAAATGCAGGGTTTATTTATACTGTTGCGAACCCTTAATCAATCTTGTCTTAATTCATAATAATACATCACAATTTCTTTGTATTAATAATCTAAATTGGCAacgtaactaaagctgttagataaacatacaatatttcTCTCTTAGATGCAGTGGAACAGCTgtataaagtagcagaaaatggaaatactcaagtgaataACTCAAAAATTGGTATTGAACAAcgttacttcagtaaatgtactggCTGGTGCTTGTGTTATATGGTGAAATTGTGTTAACTGTGTGTCAAGATAGACAGATGGATTGCTACTATTTACAGGCCTGTACAATATACTATACATTACGAATGAATATTTCTTttgctttttcatattttaataactgAAACCTTTTTATTGTATGCATTACCTTTAACCTAGAAAATCCAGTGTCCAACAATTTAAGTGAATCCAATGTCTTGATTTAGCCTCAGTGAAGGTGTTTTTGCATGAATTTGTTACCTGCTGAGCACTGAACAGTCAAACCGCAATCGAATAATACACCTCTTTCCAATGAtaacaactacaactacaatTATTCATAAAGCCAGGTATTAAATACTTATTTAGCATAGTTGAAAGCAGTCAGAGTGTTGATTTGCTTATGTGGGGCATCAGGTACAGTGAGGATGTCGCAGCTGAGCTCTAAATGAGATTGATAGTGAGGCTTGGATGCTCCTAAGCCCGGCAGGTGAGAAGTCCAAAGCTTAGATCAAAAGGGTGCCGACCTCATGCTTACACTCACACGTATACGATGGTAAATTGGAATTAGCTTCCTGCTTTACAGCTACGCAAGTGCTTAGCACACTCCTGTGGAGGTTAAGTGATAAAAGTGTTACAGGAAGTGCTGCACTTGTAAAAACAGGAACTGTCACTAATCTGTAAGTGGGTCAGAAAGACACATTATATGACTGATCTAGAACATTTTGAACCACATTGACGTCAATTAATGACCATGCAAAGATGTTACAGACATGCACGCTAACGATGTTACGTGACATGGAACAAAGAGTTCATTTCCAAAAACAGATATctctgttttgatttgttttcctaaCCCATTGTGACCTGCTGCAATGTTGCAATATTAACTATATAGCTTTTAAGTAACAGCCTCCAAAATCAAATCCCCTTCAGTAAAGAATCTGAATATTCTCCACACTTACAGAGATTTGTGTCTGAATATAAATGGATTGCACTTGTAtggcgcttttctagtctttgcagCCACTCAAAGCCCTTAAACACGACTgacagcgctcattcacccatttacactcacattcatactggtggccaaaGCTACCCTACacggaattaattcacacaccgaagaatgcagcattgggagcaatttggggttcagtatcttgcccaaggatactttgacatgtagaaTGCCATGGTAAGGGTGGGGCAACTGCTCTACCGAACTGAGCCACCACCCCCAAATATGGCCGTTCTAATTAATATCAtgaaacagaactacttggttacatttataactacttTCATATATGTCGTAGCTACATAGGTAAGGTAGAATGTGAGGTAGTAATGAACAAAAGTGAACTTACAATGATTCTCtttaaattatagtaaaaaaaaaaacagcgctTAAAATTTAATTCATGCATTTGATGGACCTGTgtattttcatcatcatttttttaagcAGAATATTGGTTGTTTACTGGATGTTGCTTGTTGTTTCTCCTTTACATGACAGTAAGTGAAATATCCAAGGGTAAGAGGGATAAAAGGCTCAAAGAACATGGCTGTTTCCACCTCCACCAGTCTTTTCACTTCTCTCTTGTAAAAATCATTGTGAGAAATgatccattcattcattgttaAATCGTGATGACCTTCCTGGTAAGTAAGCAAATGGGTCACTGTGTTGCAGTTAGATAAACATGAAATAACTAAACACTTTCTCTAATGGCCTCTCCACAGACCCCAGATCAGTCTAATCTCTGCTCTGGAGAGTGACCCAGACACTGAGCAGCGGAGGATTAAGATCTAATGTTCTCCTCACCTCTCCTACCTGCACATGCTAAATAATGCAGAGATATTACAACACAGTGAtaccaaatcaaataaatattattttttagtaCATTTCTTTATATTCCCCAACAATTCATGAACATAATGGATATAATTTATTGTCTGCTGTGACATATGTTCTCATTGGTCTGT
Coding sequences within:
- the LOC131967696 gene encoding green-sensitive opsin, translated to MENGTEGRNFYIPLNNRTGLVRSPFEYPQYYLADPWFFKLLALYMFFLMCTGFPINALTLLVTAQNKKLRQPLNFILVNLAVAGLIMVCFGFTVTFYTSIMGYFSLGTLGCAIEGFMATLGGQVSLWSLVVLAIERYIVVCKPMGSFKFTAAHAAAGCAFTWIMALSCAVPPLVGWSRYIPEGIQVSCGPDYYTQAPGYNNESFVLYMFSCHFCVPVFTIFFSYGNLVCTVKAAAAMQQESESTQKAEREVTRMCFLMVLGFLVAWTPYASFAAWIFFNKGAAFSATAMAIPAFFSKSSALFNPVIYVLLNKQFRNCMLSTVGMGGMVDDETSVSTSKTEVSSVS